TCGAGCGCCCGTTGCACCACCGCCCCGAGCTCCGGCGTGAGCCGGCCGCGGATCACCAGCATCCCGTCCTCATCCACCCAGGTCTCGAGACGCCGGCGCTCGTGTCGCCGCGCGGTCTCTCGGGCTTCTTCCAGCCGGTCGACGCGGCGCCAGGCGCGGACCAACCGCTCGACGTGTGCGGCCGTGCCGCCCCGCGCTACACCCAGGAGCCGCGTCTCATTGTCCGGCGTTGCGATCCTGGTGAGCGCGCGGACTTTCGAATAGGAGATCTCGCCCCGCTGCATGGCGGCGCTGATCTGAGGCAGCCGCGCCAGCGCGTGCGCCACGCGCACCTTCTCACGGGCGGCGCCAGGTTCGAGACCCGTCCGCCAACTGAGCCAATGTGCGCAGGACAGGAAGCCGCTGTTCCAACCCGCGCGTTCATCGAACTGGCGGATCAGGACCAACAGCTCATAGGTGGCCGCCTGGATGCGCGCGGACAGCTCGGCGATCGCATCGCCCAGCCGTTCGATCTCCTCGTCGGACACGGGGGACGGGCGATCAGCTCGCATCGCAGAGAGCGGTGTGTTGGGGGTCGGTACCGGTTCTGGAGAAGACATGGACCATGATAACCCCCGTATTTTCAATCTCTTGTACGGCTCTAGGTGCCACGAAATCGGGTCGACGGTCTCCGCGCCCTTCCCAGGACGGCGAAGGGGTGCCAGATGGGCCGTGTGGGGCTCCAGGAGGCATCCTGGCGCGAGTGCCCGCGCACGAGTCGCTCCGTTGAAACAGGCCTGTCAAGTTAAAACTGACGTCGATGCGAGAAAAATCATCAGCCCATGAGAAGAGC
This is a stretch of genomic DNA from Luteitalea sp.. It encodes these proteins:
- a CDS encoding DUF222 domain-containing protein translates to MRADRPSPVSDEEIERLGDAIAELSARIQAATYELLVLIRQFDERAGWNSGFLSCAHWLSWRTGLEPGAAREKVRVAHALARLPQISAAMQRGEISYSKVRALTRIATPDNETRLLGVARGGTAAHVERLVRAWRRVDRLEEARETARRHERRRLETWVDEDGMLVIRGRLTPELGAVVQRAL